The following nucleotide sequence is from Solanum dulcamara chromosome 7, daSolDulc1.2, whole genome shotgun sequence.
CTCTTTTGGCCTATATCGTGTTGTGTATTGACATCATTAATGGTGAATGATGCCTTCCTTCTTGTTGAGCAGGAATCATCGGTGTTGAGTAAGATCCCTGTTGTTATTATGTCATCTGAGAAGATTTTAGCTCGCATTGATAGGTATATCCTCTTTTGACCATTCGATTGTTTTGTTCATTTGTATTGGTTTTGTTTAATACATACAATGCTGCATCAAATAGGTACAAGCAATATGTTACACTCCATAACATTATAAAATCTTTTTGCCATAGGCAGATCTAAAACAGGTTTAATGGGTTCAACTAAACTCGTTGCTTTCTGCTTGATCGATATGTAAACATGTAGAATATTTTACCCGTGTGTTTTGTATTAGACTTGTACTAATCCCATTAACTATATTTCCTCAATCTATATTTGCCTCTTAAGAGAATTTGGAAATGCTGTACTCTATCTAAATAAACTCTCTAAAATTGAGGActttgattgaattgaattcGGAAAATTACTTGTGGAGCAAACACATCTTTATCAGCTAGTAACTATCTAATTTCCGAAGGAACCATATGTTTCTTCCTAAGTAGTAGTATGTATTTGCCTGTTGATCATGTATTATCTTCTTTGAAatggtaaaatataaaaatttaggtTCTCTTTTAGTTGAAGAGAACTGTTGGTTTTCGGTATATATCTCGTAGTTAGTGGATTTAAAGATAGCACAATCATTCCTTTTTGAAGTACTTTTGGTTCCCAAGTTGTTAATTTGGACCATCTAATTGAGTAGATGTTGCCTTTCTAGATGTTTAGAGGAAGGTGCTGAAGAATTTCTCCTGAAGCCTGTTAAGCTATCCGATGTTAAACGTCTCAGAGACTTCATACTGAGAGGGAAGATGATCAAAGAAGTATGTTCTAGAAAGCGAAAATTTCAAGATGATGATTCAAGGACACAACCAATGCCATCTTCTTTAGTTACAGCCCATGACATAGAATCATCACCAGAATCTTCAGTATCATCGGAATCTCAACAGCCTATGTCAAAGCAATCCAAGATTGGATAACACAGGATATATTGAAGATATGACAGAGCATAATTTTTTGCTTGTGTGTAATTGAGCTAGTTGTTGTTGTCACCATTTCGCTAGCATCATCTTTTGACACCTTGTGAGCTTTCTTTTCTGTGTATACCCTTACAGTTGTACATGTTTAGTTCACCATTTTGGACCCTTTTTGAAAAGAGAAATGAGCTCTGTGGAAATAGGTTGGAAATCCAAATGATTTCTTGTTTCTTTTGTATCGAACTGGAATATTGACATTTAAACTCTATGACAAATGCCTTCTTAGCAACCAAATCTTGTACGTTGTCAACTTTTGTGTGTGCGCATTTTGTTTCGTTTTAGCCAgtctattaaatatatatttttaactttatttttaacATTAGTTATTCTAGAATAAAAAAGCAAGTAAATAGAGGGAGtaaaattttttttaagaattatgCAAATTTTATCGTCACAACTAAAAAGAAATGGTATGAGGGAGTAATTTCAACTTTCTTTCCGGCTTACGTTTTGTGTTGACTTTGGCTTTCTTCTACTATAGGCAAAATGATCAAAGGATAGAAGCTTCTTGGTAGGGGGATTTTTTGAATAGgaaaaacttaaataaaaatattagtttcactgtttcaatttttttcacctatttttctttttaattcgtagagatttttttttccggtaagtttttaattttaatttttcatttgaTATATTTAAGATGACAAGATTAAAATGTATTTTAGTATATTTgacatttttaattttagatcataagattaaaaaaatttctttacttttttaaacGTCGCCAAACACTTGTTATATACTCACGTTTCATTTTTCGAAAGTCAAGTAAATTTGATACATTTTACAATCAATTACTAAAAATGGGCCAAAAAAATTAGTACTATAAAAACTGCAGTCCTTTAGGTAATAATTAATGAACTAGGAAAATAAAAGGAgacgaaaaaaaataataatcgtAATATAAGGATTTAGCGGTGTTCGGCTGAACAACGGAGCTGCACATCTACTGGTCTAAATAGCATTAAAATTTAGTTAAGAAAAAGTGTGGTCCTATGGATTATTAACTCGATAATACAATTATTACCTCTAACCCcctaaaaaaatacaattattaCCAATTAATAAGAAttatttctctctttctctctccctCCACACGAACCAATAAATCAGAACCACATATTTGATTAAAATTTTGCATATATCATCTCATAATCTCATTAAATAcagcaatattttttttaaccgTAAAGGACAATTGGGGTATATAATAGGTGAAAGAAGAGACATTTTTAAGCTGAAAATTAAAGTTGAGTAATTTGGATCTAATAAGTGAGTGAATGAAGGGTAAATGTAAGTCATTTTGAATATGTTAGAGacattttttgaatattttccaTTAAAAGATTGTACTAAGTTGTTACTCTTATCGAAAATGTTAGCCTGTTTAATATGGATCCTTGAAtctaatttgaaatattttgaaaaatatacaccttcatttcaatttatttgttatgttttaatttgatatgaagttataaaaaaagtaaaaaaagatatttaaattttgtcgtcttaaattaaagatatattaaATGTACCAAATGCACTTTAGTGTTGTGGTCTCAAATACGctacatgaaaaattgaaattaaggagttattaaaaaaaaagatatgctctttttgaaataaactaatGAGAAAGTAGATAAACAAATTGAATCAGAGAAAATACtaattcttttttgaaaataataaattgagtATTTAATGAAGTGTAACGTAACTTTCCTCTTTCATCTGCAATGCTGGAGGAATATTTAGatccaaaattttgaaattgactAGTGTCTACAAATATGGCATGGTCATGCCAACTTTTATGCCAAATTAATGAAACGCCTACAAAAAGTGGTTAGAAATTATTGTTCCAtaagaagaaatggaaaaaaaacTTAATCTGCCTAACAAATAACTAAAGAAATACTTTACAATTTTTTTACATATTAAAAGGTCAAAAACATTGTTGTCACTTGTCATTGCCTGCTGACAATTAACTGCCTCTAAATTGGATGAATTCTCTGGAAATAGTTCTCAATTTGAAATCCGATTGTTGTCAAAATTATACGATGATGACAACTAATTGGATAAAACAAAGAGAAAACGACATTTTcctataaaaaaataacatcatcatctacTATTTGTTTGTTGAAATGTAGCTCTAGAAAATAGAATTACCACAGAGACAACAGATGtccctttttttgtttttttacaaTAATTAAATGAGTATAGGACCGAGTAAAACTTTTCGTATACCAACCGTCTGACTAcaacacaaaaatataaaaatttcaaagttgcCAAAACTCATAGTTCAACTAAAAATAACCaggttttcttgatttttagaCTACTTCCAGGTAGAGGTGTCAAAAAAATAATGACTTGTTCAATCCACCTAAATTTGGCGGGTTAATGACTCAGTTTATTTATTGACTCAATTCGTTTTGATCAACCCAATTCAGTTCGTATAAGAATTGGGCTAATATCCATGAGAAACCTTGTCAAAATGCTTTCAAAacactttctttttatttgatatattttatgaaacTATAATAAAAGGGGAAAAATTTTGTTAGCTAATTGAGCAAATGTcaagaaaacaaagaaagaaactAAAATTTGGTAAGAGTTGAACGAATTGAATCATGATTCATTGTTTAGCTTATTTAGACTCAAACCCATTTCAGCTTTGGATGGTCAATTACTTGCCCATTTTAATCCATCCCATTTCACCTCAAATAACTTTTGGGTGAGTCAATTATTCGTCTATTTATTACTATAGCCCATTTTGACATCTTGGCATctagacaacaacaataaggtCATTTCTTCCTAAGGACCTCCAAGATTTTAAAACAGCCAACCAACAGCAACAACCTACTTTGAAACTGTCAAGCAGCCAAAGATGATAACAAAATGAATATGTCATTgtaaaatacaaaacaaaaaCAGAGCCTTTCCTTCACTCTGATCAGACAATGGTCCAACCAAGAATTCATTCCAACAgttcttttctccttttttccTCTATCAAAGTCTGCAACAGCAGCTAGATTGATCATATGTAGTAGTTCTTTCACTGATTAGTTTTATCTACTCACTTTTTGGCTGAAATGAATTCACCAGGGCCACCTCCAACACATTCATCTCAGAATCAGGTAGTTCTGAAAGCTGTTATAGCTGCAGCTCTATCTACTTTGGTAGTTGCTGGCATACTATTTTATTTCTTCTACAGATACTACGTAATTCGTCGATGGAAGAAAAACAAGTTGAATTCAAGTTTTCGTCGAGAAGTGCCTCATCAAGAATTCCAGCAAAGTGGGGCTTTAAAAGGGCTGATAGTTGATGAAAACGGGCTCGATGTTATATATTTGAGAAGATTTGAAGGTAGCCAACTAGGAAGTTGTTTTTCTAAGATTTGGGTGAATCATATGGATGAGGAGGAAGAGAAGAGGATTGACAGCGGACGAGAGCAACCAGTTTCAAGCGATCACATTCAAGAAATGCCTTTACTGCAAAATTGTAGCAATGTAGGTAGTAGCTATGAGAATAAAGAGGCAGTTACTGCATCACAACAAACAATTAACTCACTCTTTGCAGCAAGCAGATCTTCTTCACAAAAACCATCAACCTCATTACAGTTTCAACAGAAGGAAATCATTCCGCCTCAACTAGCAGTTGTCTCAAGTCAAAATCCGCCTCAGCCACCGATACCTCCACCAGCTCCACCACCTCCTCCGCCTCCCCTTCCAATGAAGAGGATTGCCAAAGCACCAACACCACCTAATGCAGTAAAGATAAAACCGTCTCCACCACCCCCACCAAAGGGGGGTGGTTTAAGTTCATCGATAAAACCACCTATTGCACCAAGAGGGAAAGGGAGCAGGCAAGATAAAGCAGAAGCTCAAAATGGAGAAAAGTCAAAAGAAAACAGtgaaattcaagtcaaattgaGGCCACTGCACTGGGATAAAGTCGTTGCTAATGCTGATCATTCTATGGTCTGGGATGAAATCAACAATGGATCTTTCCGGTAAGTGCACCTTGGCACGTAAAATCGCGTCCCTTTAGTGCAGTTAGTGCTTATTTTGAGTCCAACTAATAAATTGCATTTGTATGCACATGTCAGATTTGAAGATGACCTTATGGAAGTTCTGTTTGGATACAATGTCACTTCCAAGAGAACCCCTGAAGGAAATAGCGCGGCAACAAGCTCAAGCACTTCTAAGTTGGTTCGACCTACTCAAATGTTTATTCTCGATCCTAGGAAGTCACAGAACACAGCAATTGTGCTAAAGTCTCTTTCAGTCTCTCGCAAAGAAATCCTTGATGCCCTGATGGAGGGCCAAGGACTCAGTGTTGATACTCTTGAAAAACTAACCAAGATTTGCCCAACTGAAGAAGAAACGTCAAAAATCCTTCAATTTGATGGTAACACGAGAAAACTTGCTGATGCGGAGTCTTTCCTCTACCAAATGCTGAAAGCTGTTCCTTCTGCATTTAAACGCTTCAATGCGATGCTTTTCAGATCAAGCTATGATCCAGAAATTCTTAACCTCAAGGAGAATCTGCAAACAATTGAGCTGGGTTGTAAGGAATTGAGGACAAGTAGAATTTTCTTAAGACTTCTGGAAGCGATTCTTAGGGCTGGCAATCGGATGAATGCAGGAACGGCTAGAGGAAATGCTCAGGGATTCAACCTTAGTGCTTTACAAAAACTATCATATGTGAAAAGCAACGATGGAAAGACTACTCTGCTTCATTTTGTTGTCGAACAAGTCATCCGTTCTGAAGGTAAACGTTGTCTTATCAATAAAGGTCACAAGGATGATTCTGATAGAAAGACGGAAAAAGTAGAGAAAGATACAGAGCACCTAACACTAGGTTTACCAGTATTGCAAGGATTAAGTTCCGAATTCTCTAATGTAAGGAAAGCAGCTACCATAGACTACAATAATTTCATCAATGCATGTTCCACTCTTACAACACAGGTAAATGACGTTCAGCAGCTCATAACGTGTTGTGGAAATGCTGAAAGGGATCAATTCGTAAAAGAGACTAAAGGGTTTCTAGAGGAATGTGAAGAGGAACTCAAGGTGATCAGAGAAGAACAAATAAGAGTCATAGAACTTGTGAAGAGAACAACAGAGTATTACCAAGCAGGATCTTCGACGGACAAAAGCACACAGTCACTTCAGCTGTTTGCAATTGTGAAAGACTTTCTCGACATTGTTGACAAAGTGTGTGTTGATATCACAAAGAAAGTACAGAAGAAGAATGCATCAACCGTAGAGTCATCACCACCCCGATCACCAAGACCAAGAACTCCTGTGAGGTTCCataacttgaaaacatactttaCACCAGAAATAGTAAGTAGTGAATCTGAGAATGATTTCTGATGGAATTTCATTACTCTTATAACTTCACTTAAAGTAGAGTAGATTGCCAAAAACTATTACTAAACTTGGCATTCTTCATATTTGAAATATCAGATTAATATACTGGTTTACCACCCTCCTTCccagaaagagaataaactatctTACTTCAGGCAGGTAGAGGCACTTCATACCATATGTTGTTCAGGGATTAGGATCAGGTAAAGAGCAATGTTCTCTATAATGAATCTTCTCAAGTTGAGGAATGACTCTAGAGCTTCAGGGACACTGAAGAAGACTATAATTTCAGACTTCATCAAGGGTGTGTTTggagaattttttttccaattttcccATGTTCGGTTGGTCAAATATTTTCTATAGAAAAACAACCTCCTTAAGAATGAGTGCAATGACTTCCCCAATAAAAGTAAGGAACCTGCTTATTTTCCTAGAAAACATTTTTCAACAAAACATTTTTCTTCATATCGAACACACCCCAAAAGTCATATGAATAATGATTGGAACTTAAAGGTCACTATGGATACTGGATCAGATCATCAGTGGAAGATAGAGCATATAAGAAGTGAAGAAATGATTTGAAAAATACATTAGAAATTTTGGAATAGAGAACCTGAAAAAGGTTTAAACTTTTCCAAAGCACAAAACTTAAACTGAAGGCATACTGCAGATTCTTCAATTATTGTAATCTCATTAGTCACTTCCAGTAACTTTTTAGTTCCTTCTATCCCTTCTACTTGTTAACTAACCCAGGCACAACGGGTTCTCCagcaaaaatctggaaaaacgtataaaacataaaaatatacgAGTCAAACATCAAAGTTATGCATATCCTACATATCATCCAGTACACTCGAAGCTAGTGGCTGACTACCACTCCGAGCTTGTTTAAAAGTGTTTTTTGCAATGATTTTCTTCAACCAAACATCATtagagaattttttttccaatttctctttctaaaattacaaaaaaggagtttggcctaattttcaaaataaatgccATTTTAAAGAAGGGAAAATATACTTCCATCCATTTCAATTTACATGTCACCTTTTGTTTATCATAGATCAATATTTTACTGGAATTCTGCACTTGCGTTCGTTGAGACTCCTAATATTCCGAAATGATTATACATGGGTAAAAATATCATGAGAATGACGCCCAGAAATGATTATGAATTGTTAAAAGTCTCATGAGACTAACATCTTATGCATATGCACAGGGATGAAGTAAAGGAGCTCTGCATATGCAACCATTCAATCAGGAAAATCAAGAATGACAGAAATAAGTACATTACACAGATTTCTGTCCTTCCAGGCTTACACATCTGCCAGAGGATTTGCATAGATTCCTGAACAAACCAAAAGCAGTAAAAAGAAATCACACAAAACATGTCCTCTTTCAAATAGCAACAGCAAGAGAAGAGACATCAAACTGTTGCAATAATAATTTTCCATTCAATCCCTAGAACGTGAAACTATTAAACTGAAGATAAACTAGCATAAGAACACCAACATACAGTTAATCTGAGATTAGATCAAAAGCTTCGAATAAAAATTGTGTAGATCTTTGGTAAACTACGGAAAGCCTTAAAAGCAACATAACTTCGCTACAGCTAAAGACCAAGAGTCAGCTCTCAACCAGTAACTTTGTTCACGAACTAGATAACAGAAATTGTCAACTAGGAGGATGAGGTACGAAGGAAGAAAGGTTCACACATTTTCTAGATGCTTTGAGATCACATCGCCCTTAGAATTAATAGCTTATAAATATTGTGGATAACTTGTAGATCATTGTATACAAGAACACAACATGGAATAAAAATACATGTACTCACAGTACTACCATAAGttaattcttgattttgct
It contains:
- the LOC129896203 gene encoding formin-like protein 4 translates to MNSPGPPPTHSSQNQVVLKAVIAAALSTLVVAGILFYFFYRYYVIRRWKKNKLNSSFRREVPHQEFQQSGALKGLIVDENGLDVIYLRRFEGSQLGSCFSKIWVNHMDEEEEKRIDSGREQPVSSDHIQEMPLLQNCSNVGSSYENKEAVTASQQTINSLFAASRSSSQKPSTSLQFQQKEIIPPQLAVVSSQNPPQPPIPPPAPPPPPPPLPMKRIAKAPTPPNAVKIKPSPPPPPKGGGLSSSIKPPIAPRGKGSRQDKAEAQNGEKSKENSEIQVKLRPLHWDKVVANADHSMVWDEINNGSFRFEDDLMEVLFGYNVTSKRTPEGNSAATSSSTSKLVRPTQMFILDPRKSQNTAIVLKSLSVSRKEILDALMEGQGLSVDTLEKLTKICPTEEETSKILQFDGNTRKLADAESFLYQMLKAVPSAFKRFNAMLFRSSYDPEILNLKENLQTIELGCKELRTSRIFLRLLEAILRAGNRMNAGTARGNAQGFNLSALQKLSYVKSNDGKTTLLHFVVEQVIRSEGKRCLINKGHKDDSDRKTEKVEKDTEHLTLGLPVLQGLSSEFSNVRKAATIDYNNFINACSTLTTQVNDVQQLITCCGNAERDQFVKETKGFLEECEEELKVIREEQIRVIELVKRTTEYYQAGSSTDKSTQSLQLFAIVKDFLDIVDKVCVDITKKVQKKNASTVESSPPRSPRPRTPVRFHNLKTYFTPEIVSSESENDF
- the LOC129896204 gene encoding two-component response regulator ARR15-like — protein: MEMAQELHVLAVDDSHVDRKVIERLLKISCCKVTAVESGTRALQYLGLDGEKSAMGIDGLKVNLILTDYSMPGMTGYELLKKIKESSVLSKIPVVIMSSEKILARIDRCLEEGAEEFLLKPVKLSDVKRLRDFILRGKMIKEVCSRKRKFQDDDSRTQPMPSSLVTAHDIESSPESSVSSESQQPMSKQSKIG